The sequence below is a genomic window from Sulfuracidifex metallicus DSM 6482 = JCM 9184.
ATGGAAATGTTATTTGGATATGAAACATCAAATAATAAAGTAAGATTTTCATATTGGGCTCCGTATCAAGAAAAATTATCTATAATATTAAATGATAGCGAAACCCTCGACTTGGAGAAGAAAGATAGTGGTATGTTTGAAGGAGAATTTAGCATAAAGGAGTATTCAAGGTACAAGCTTAGGCTAGGCAACGGTGAAGTTATTCCCGATCCATTTTCGAGATTTCAACCTGAAGGCGTACACGGAAGTTCACAAATTATTAATATAAATGAATCATATTCTAAAAGAGAAATAAAAAAGGAAGATATGATAATTTACGAGATACATGTGGGAACTTTTACCAGTCAAGGAAATTTTGACGGAATAATAGAAAAATTAGATTATATTAAAGAATTAGACGTAAATACTATAGAATTGATGCCTATTAATCAGTTCCCTGGAGATAGGGGGTGGGGATACGATGAGACTTATCTTTTTGCAGTTCAGAACTCATATGGTGGACCTTTATCGCTCAAAAGGCTTGTTAAAGAAGCACATAGAAGAAACCTATGGGTTATTTTAGATGTGATTTATAATCACATGGGACCTGAAGGGAATTACTTGGGAAAACTCGGACCGTATTTCTCGAACATGTATAAGTCACCTTGGGGTTTATCTTTCAATTTAGATGGAAACGGAAGCGATTTTGTTAGAGACTTGATATTAAGCAACGTAGATTATTGGATAAGATATTTTGATATAGACGGCTTTAGGCTAGACGCAATCCATGCTATATTTGATACATCTCCTATACACATTCTTCAAAGAATAGCTGAGAGAGTCCACAAAATGGAAAGAGTAGTCATAGCAGAAAGCGACCTAAACGATCCAAAAATCATTAGGGAAGTAGACAAATGTGGGTACGGCATAGATGCACAGTGGTGCGATGACTTTCATCATTCGCTTCACGCTTACGTCACAGGAGAAAGAACAGGATATTATGAAGACTATGGAAATCTAGAACAAGTTAAGAAGACTTTAACTAACGGGTATGTTTACGATGGAATTTATTCTAAATTTAGAAACAAAACCTTTGGAGAAAAGGTAGATGATAGTGTAGATGGTTGTCGTTTTATAGTTTACATTCAGAATCATGATCAAGTTGGAAACAGAGGTAGAGGAGAAAGGATCTCTACATTAGTAGGTAAGACTAAACAAATAACAATGGCAGCAATCTATGTCTTATCACCTTTTATACCTATGATCTTTATGGGAGAAGAGTATGGAGAGAGTAATCCTTTCTTATATTTTTCCAGTTTTTCTGATGATCAACTAATTCAGGGCGTAAGGGAAGGAAGGAAAAGGGATAATGGCCAGGATATTGACCCCCAAGCAAGAGAAACATTCGAGCTATCCAAATTGAGTTGGAATATTGATCATGAGGTCTTAAATTCCTATAAAAAATTGATACAAATAAGAAAAATGATAAACGAAAAATGTAAAAGAAAATTCTATGTTGAGGCTAGTAGTAATTATATAAAATTTGAGAGGGGAGGGATTAGAATAATAGCTAACTTCGCATCCACGCTAACAGAAAGGAAATTCGGCACCTTACTCTTCAAATATGGCAAAGTAGAGGAAAAGGAAAAAGAGTACCAACTAGAAGAAACCGGAGTGGTAATAGAAATGGTAGCGAGGCCTGGATTTGAACCAGGGACCTCAGGGTTATGAGCCCTGCGGCCTACCAGGCTGGCCTACCTCGCTGCTTTACCTCGCCAAGCTGAATAGGTAGATATAGATTAAAAATCTAACGTACGCCGGGAACGGGATTTGAACCCGTGTGGGGTTTCCCCCAATGGCTCTCCAGGCCATCCCCTTAACCGCTCGGGCATCCCGGCACTCATATAAAAAGAACAACGGGGATTAAAACGTTTTTTCAGATTAGTTCTATCTCTATATAAACGTCTTCTG
It includes:
- the treZ gene encoding malto-oligosyltrehalose trehalohydrolase; translation: MLFGYETSNNKVRFSYWAPYQEKLSIILNDSETLDLEKKDSGMFEGEFSIKEYSRYKLRLGNGEVIPDPFSRFQPEGVHGSSQIININESYSKREIKKEDMIIYEIHVGTFTSQGNFDGIIEKLDYIKELDVNTIELMPINQFPGDRGWGYDETYLFAVQNSYGGPLSLKRLVKEAHRRNLWVILDVIYNHMGPEGNYLGKLGPYFSNMYKSPWGLSFNLDGNGSDFVRDLILSNVDYWIRYFDIDGFRLDAIHAIFDTSPIHILQRIAERVHKMERVVIAESDLNDPKIIREVDKCGYGIDAQWCDDFHHSLHAYVTGERTGYYEDYGNLEQVKKTLTNGYVYDGIYSKFRNKTFGEKVDDSVDGCRFIVYIQNHDQVGNRGRGERISTLVGKTKQITMAAIYVLSPFIPMIFMGEEYGESNPFLYFSSFSDDQLIQGVREGRKRDNGQDIDPQARETFELSKLSWNIDHEVLNSYKKLIQIRKMINEKCKRKFYVEASSNYIKFERGGIRIIANFASTLTERKFGTLLFKYGKVEEKEKEYQLEETGVVIEMVARPGFEPGTSGL